The following coding sequences are from one Kwoniella bestiolae CBS 10118 chromosome 2, complete sequence window:
- a CDS encoding 40S ribosomal protein S29 → MGRRREWNLVVGGKKNGRIRAGIGSERSGRLIREWGRGVWNDLKKTTFKVFNNLDIQDLILVVDRAHSNVWFSRPRNYGKGSRQCRVCAHQAGLIRGLDMCRQCFREKSKQIGFTKSN, encoded by the exons ATGGGACgtaggagggaatggaatTTGGTCGtaggtgggaagaagaacggTCGGATAAGAGCAGGAATTGGATCAGAAAGGAGTGGTCGGCTCATTAGAGAATGGGGTCGAGGAGTGTGGAATG ACCTCAAGAAAACGACTTTTAAAGTCTTCAATAACCTAGATATAcaagat ctgatattggtgGTTGATAGGGCTCACTCTAACGTTTGGTTCTCCCG ACCAAGAAACTACGGTAAAGGTTCTCGACAATGTCGAGTCTGTGCTCACCAAGCTGGTCtcatcag GGGTCTTGACATGTGCAGACAATGTTTCcgagagaag TCCAAGCAAATTGGTTTCACCAAG AGCAACTAA
- a CDS encoding mitochondrial 54S ribosomal protein uL30m, which yields MLRTQILKQLSTLASSSTASSTSSSVPTHHLITLIRSPIGLPTSSRKTLEALGLHRLRESALHPYGETTAGRILRVKELVHVANVTEAEGRILQKRRRSEGSGLETSGRVYGGGKGLVNGQI from the coding sequence ATGCTCCGTACACAAATACTCAAACAACTATCAACCCTtgcatcctcctccaccgcttcatctacctcatcatccgtccCCACACATCACCTCATAACACTCATACGATCTCCTATAGGCCTACCAACCTCATCCAGAAAGACATTAGAAGCATTAGGATTACATAGATTACGCGAATCGGCGTTACACCCCTACGGCGAAACAACAGCGGGTAGGATATTGAGAGTCAAGGAATTGGTGCATGTTGCGAATGTTACGGAAGCAGAAGGTAGAATAttgcagaagaggaggaggtcggAAGGAAGTGGGCTGGAGACGAGTGGGAGAGTGTATGGGGGTGGTAAAGGTTTAGTGAATGGTCAGATATAA